Proteins from one Homalodisca vitripennis isolate AUS2020 chromosome 3, UT_GWSS_2.1, whole genome shotgun sequence genomic window:
- the LOC124357757 gene encoding uncharacterized protein LOC124357757 isoform X1: MPTPNSSGRIGLCVSGQTVSDLHKRVKEKFYPISDKIIIMIGTNHVLQNADISTTCRELSALIKTLQEIVRSIILLTLPPIPKLEEKYGPSHFKLLEQYNGHICSLENEEYVRVADISPLYVTSSPRQKCLMHLFERFFSGRARRPDLINLNRQGLIVMRKYILDN; the protein is encoded by the exons ATGCCTACACcaaatt caTCCGGCCGGATAGGACTCTGCGTCAGCGGTCAAACTGTATCCGACCTCCATAAGAGAGTGAAGGAGAAGTTTTATCCGATATCGGACAAAATCATCATTATGATTGGGACGAATCACGTTTTGCAG AATGCAGATATTTCGACAACGTGTAGGGAACTCTCTGCACTCATCAAAACACTGCAGGAAATTGTAAGAAGTATAATCCTGCTGACCCTGCCGCCGATACCAAAGCTGGAGGAAAAATACGGTCCGAGCCATTTCAAACTCTTGGAGCAGTACAATGGCCACATCTGTAGCTTGGAAAATG AAGAGTATGTAAGGGTAGCCGACATCAGCCCACTGTACGTGACCTCATCTCCACGCCAGAAGTGCCTTATGCATCTGTTTGAAcg ATTTTTCTCTGGAAGAGCTAGACGACCAGATTTAATTAACCTCAATCGGCAAGGTCTTATAGTTATGCGTAAGTATATCCTtgacaattaa
- the LOC124357757 gene encoding uncharacterized protein LOC124357757 isoform X2, whose product MPTPNSSGRIGLCVSGQTVSDLHKRVKEKFYPISDKIIIMIGTNHVLQNADISTTCRELSALIKTLQEIVRSIILLTLPPIPKLEEKYGPSHFKLLEQYNGHICSLENEYVRVADISPLYVTSSPRQKCLMHLFERFFSGRARRPDLINLNRQGLIVMRKYILDN is encoded by the exons ATGCCTACACcaaatt caTCCGGCCGGATAGGACTCTGCGTCAGCGGTCAAACTGTATCCGACCTCCATAAGAGAGTGAAGGAGAAGTTTTATCCGATATCGGACAAAATCATCATTATGATTGGGACGAATCACGTTTTGCAG AATGCAGATATTTCGACAACGTGTAGGGAACTCTCTGCACTCATCAAAACACTGCAGGAAATTGTAAGAAGTATAATCCTGCTGACCCTGCCGCCGATACCAAAGCTGGAGGAAAAATACGGTCCGAGCCATTTCAAACTCTTGGAGCAGTACAATGGCCACATCTGTAGCTTGGAAAATG AGTATGTAAGGGTAGCCGACATCAGCCCACTGTACGTGACCTCATCTCCACGCCAGAAGTGCCTTATGCATCTGTTTGAAcg ATTTTTCTCTGGAAGAGCTAGACGACCAGATTTAATTAACCTCAATCGGCAAGGTCTTATAGTTATGCGTAAGTATATCCTtgacaattaa